A genome region from bacterium includes the following:
- a CDS encoding penicillin-binding protein activator, which yields MNRQARVLPVCMMLAVFLWVSGCATGGGGGKPGASGLSRLTKTPEMEKSFQEAEKLYLARKVDEAKTAFAAYIDQFPYNALTPKAHFRLGEIAFTEKDYPGAIARYKKSRERGVHPEWGAYAIYKQAVAHSYLEEPAKVFDALDRIPPQNTDRRVAVRAASLRVTTAKKAGDAFQEKQGYLEAIDAYEGLQPGESKVGDLNWVVGQKTARDELRAWIASDTDEGDLGNPSKLKGLWKRFEGKTSGGYLAWKLARLYDQKGDYARAGVWALAYAQGDPKGEFMADARALLAELEKRGQGVGPLPPEDRRGAVGVLLPLTGKYAVYGESVLHGLECGAGVFAPCRGDLRLNLIVRDTQGDPKVSAKIISEFAADPAVRLVIGPLAQVEVDQAAAAAESAQMPLVTLSQKADVARQGLYVFRNFLTVADQVASLVDYACGAKKYKKYAILYPDGPAGQEYKRAFEEEVSRCGGKLVAQASYPPESRNFSDALRTLKSSSPEQSPDAPVAFEALFVPDVYRKIPDVVAAMKITGIEGIKLLGGAGWDHPGLLNAGAEALEGAVYVNGFYAKSSSFGVRDFVATFQGAYGFEPTILEAYAYDTMRLAGEVLRDNPSADRSALQAALSKKRNFAGVTGSISFDNEGDARRRLSILTVQQGEIREVP from the coding sequence GTGAACCGTCAGGCCCGCGTCTTGCCGGTGTGCATGATGCTTGCCGTCTTCCTGTGGGTCTCCGGATGCGCGACCGGCGGCGGGGGTGGAAAGCCCGGCGCGTCCGGCTTGAGCCGGCTCACGAAGACGCCCGAGATGGAGAAAAGTTTCCAGGAGGCGGAAAAACTCTATCTCGCCCGAAAGGTCGACGAGGCCAAGACGGCCTTCGCGGCGTACATCGACCAATTCCCCTACAACGCCCTCACGCCGAAGGCCCACTTTCGCCTCGGCGAGATCGCCTTCACCGAAAAGGACTATCCGGGGGCGATCGCCCGTTACAAGAAGTCGCGCGAGCGGGGAGTCCATCCCGAGTGGGGCGCGTACGCGATCTACAAGCAGGCGGTGGCGCACTCCTACCTCGAGGAGCCGGCGAAGGTGTTCGACGCGCTGGACCGGATCCCGCCGCAGAACACAGACCGGCGGGTGGCCGTCCGCGCGGCCTCCTTGCGCGTGACGACGGCCAAGAAGGCCGGCGATGCCTTTCAGGAAAAACAGGGCTACTTGGAGGCGATTGATGCCTACGAGGGGCTCCAGCCTGGCGAATCTAAGGTGGGCGACCTCAATTGGGTCGTGGGCCAGAAGACGGCGAGGGATGAGCTGCGCGCGTGGATCGCGTCCGATACGGACGAGGGTGATCTCGGCAATCCGTCCAAATTGAAAGGGCTTTGGAAACGCTTCGAGGGCAAGACGTCCGGAGGTTACCTGGCGTGGAAGCTCGCCCGTCTTTATGACCAAAAGGGCGACTACGCCCGCGCGGGCGTGTGGGCTTTAGCGTACGCACAGGGCGACCCCAAGGGTGAGTTCATGGCCGATGCCCGGGCTCTGTTGGCCGAGCTGGAGAAGCGCGGGCAGGGGGTGGGGCCCCTCCCCCCCGAAGATCGTCGCGGCGCCGTGGGCGTCCTGTTGCCGCTCACCGGAAAGTACGCCGTCTACGGCGAGTCGGTCCTGCACGGGCTCGAATGCGGGGCCGGCGTGTTCGCCCCATGTCGGGGGGACTTGAGGCTGAACCTGATCGTTCGCGACACCCAGGGCGACCCGAAGGTTTCGGCCAAAATCATCTCCGAGTTTGCGGCCGATCCGGCCGTCCGGTTGGTGATCGGCCCGCTCGCACAGGTGGAAGTGGATCAGGCCGCCGCCGCCGCCGAGTCGGCGCAAATGCCGCTGGTCACCCTTTCGCAGAAGGCGGATGTCGCCCGGCAGGGGCTCTACGTCTTCCGCAACTTTCTCACCGTGGCCGACCAGGTCGCGAGCCTCGTGGATTACGCCTGCGGAGCCAAGAAATACAAAAAATACGCCATCCTTTACCCGGACGGGCCGGCGGGCCAGGAGTACAAGAGGGCGTTCGAGGAGGAAGTGAGCCGTTGCGGCGGAAAGTTGGTGGCCCAGGCGTCTTATCCCCCGGAGTCCCGCAATTTCAGCGACGCCTTGAGGACGCTCAAGTCGTCCAGCCCGGAACAGTCGCCGGACGCCCCCGTCGCGTTCGAGGCCCTGTTCGTCCCCGACGTCTACCGCAAGATCCCGGATGTCGTCGCCGCCATGAAGATCACGGGCATCGAAGGCATCAAGCTCCTCGGAGGCGCCGGCTGGGACCATCCGGGCCTCTTGAACGCCGGCGCCGAGGCCCTCGAAGGCGCCGTGTACGTGAACGGATTCTACGCCAAGAGTTCGAGCTTCGGCGTCCGCGACTTCGTCGCGACCTTCCAGGGCGCCTACGGCTTCGAACCGACGATCCTGGAGGCCTACGCCTACGACACGATGAGGCTCGCGGGCGAAGTGTTGCGCGACAATCCGTCCGCGGACCGTTCGGCCCTGCAGGCGGCCCTCTCCAAGAAGCGGAACTTCGCCGGGGTCACCGGCAGCATTTCCTTCGACAATGAAGGCGACGCGCGCCGGCGCCTCTCGATCCTGACCGTTCAACAGGGTGAAATCCGGGAAGTGCCGTGA
- the grpE gene encoding nucleotide exchange factor GrpE, with protein MNEDVSKKKSEEGVEDEITQTVPEDDVDGAKSALEAKVKELEGKYLRTYADFENYRKRVAKEKEEVRQATSEHLLRELLDVKDHLELALSHSNETQASPEFKTLRDGVQLTLKHLQHFLKKCGVEEVRALGEPFNPAFHEAIQQEESLEYAPGSVVRVYQKGYLLNGRLLRAARVTVASASSKEKT; from the coding sequence ATGAACGAAGACGTCAGCAAGAAAAAATCCGAAGAGGGTGTGGAAGACGAGATCACGCAGACCGTCCCCGAAGACGATGTGGACGGGGCCAAAAGCGCCCTCGAGGCCAAGGTGAAGGAGCTGGAGGGGAAGTACCTCCGCACGTACGCCGACTTCGAGAATTACCGGAAACGCGTGGCCAAGGAGAAGGAGGAGGTCCGCCAGGCGACGAGCGAGCACCTGCTCCGGGAACTCCTGGATGTGAAGGATCATCTGGAGCTCGCGCTTTCGCACTCGAACGAGACGCAGGCCTCTCCGGAGTTCAAGACGCTCCGCGACGGCGTTCAACTGACGCTCAAGCATCTCCAACATTTTTTGAAAAAGTGCGGCGTGGAAGAGGTCCGGGCCCTCGGGGAGCCGTTCAATCCCGCCTTTCACGAGGCCATTCAGCAGGAGGAGAGTCTGGAATACGCGCCCGGATCGGTCGTGCGCGTCTACCAAAAAGGCTATCTCCTGAACGGCCGCCTTCTGCGTGCCGCCCGCGTGACGGTCGCCTCCGCCTCCTCCAAGGAGAAAACGTGA
- a CDS encoding choice-of-anchor D domain-containing protein, with protein sequence MKKTWAILFLLIMTAVTAFMAGDADAFLCVEPVHPALEFSPPGLDFGAVPINGSKSMGLTVTYHSQRYYEGSLCVCRCTNPASASVTLSLPAGSPFTVDSTSFTLSEEQSKTVQVTYHPTGAEGIHTADLTASFSAGPQTFAANLVGAGFVGQSNLNISVTSWDFGNTEIGVAKSKGIFIQNEGSAQLLGTLSTASPFGVSSSSFSVAPGSNYTFFVSFLPASPGPASGVLNVSSNDPDAPALAIALTGNGVQQYLGISTDSLDFGTIPAGESLTKFVRVTNLACTSCGDPFILNLSNFGVNGGFIVTPPADVSLAAGESAVIGVTFAPSGSGSKSGKLSFSTNDPLNANLQVDLSGIAVNSNLDPSLLSIDFGDSHLGATKTRTFSIRNKGLSTLTISGISAPSSRLTVVPSSASIAAGATQSFEARYTPTSLSATTLPNEVLNGQLTVSSNDLGLPSMKIDVAGRGVSPVMSVTPLDGALAGSQIDLGTLYAGDVGLFRLHATNTGNEPLTIAGATTSLSLLSAQGLPLTVAPQSTATFYARYAPAAEGSHSAGWTIASNDFFQPSAALALKATAVSSLDLAADRLEITQGIQDPDNSLPLLAGKRTVVRTFVASTIRGVANTSNTIRRVDGVLHVLKNGSEVPGSPLASQNGPISVVPSPDRKVSDATLNFAVPESFVKGTESDRWTFRADINPAAGGRVERLMESAYGNNVVSEELSLYENYKPVVHYFPLTFVDGSNHVLYALPNETRMAEGANLLKKIFPVSGLTYVRRNPIALREGWGNDKWFQALFFAAHLGNQPVPDRVYGWLPESFNGGRAEDIPGRVAYGGGLASPVVGQETFAHEMGHTYGLCHTHYVERYGGSGDRCFATLDGENYDDGHAIQFSAITEVGFDADSLRTVAPIAWSAYGSCCADVTCDNGLTYTDCTGAVQEGCHTSQCVAVTCGDGSGFTDCANQSVPAGCVGKITKSCSSSGAIDVMAYRQNSGQSRWIHPQRYQYLFQRLRSRAADPSNSRGCGNLKSCAATESRPSLLIAGQITSDGSAGMSPLYSSSSIPDLPDDGAAGSTPYTLRLIDAAGAALMDYPLRSGQASALEDADQPGPGGLAFSLVVPELDGLGGVQLLNGDDVLTERRRSAHAPAVTVTSPTGGELMDGVLAAAWNASDEDGDALTYSVLYSADGGASFRVLGVDLTDVSIAYDASRLPGGKEAFVRVIASDGFLTTSADSPPFAVGGKPPQLTILSPADGETVLAGAAVVLSVEASDLEDGVLTGSSIHWTSDTAGDLGFGNPLTANLTAGPHRITALAADSNGDETVATVSVLVADGAHAPRADAGPDQTVDEKSSITLDASTSSDPDEGDVLSYSWTQVSGPPVALGGANTAQATFTAPSVASDKSLQFEVEVTDADGNTATDRVTAVVKNVAFPSLILSTKEIDFGTVAVGERAAAAFTITNGGKETLTIKGMETSRTAFSADPTTATLEPGQSLDIHLTFRPAEEAVYASNLYVRSDTAAGALSRIVLKGTTNRPKSAWNDNGAGASLLPQADDGTGDVSFSPDLSPGAGSSAGGCSLLGGGF encoded by the coding sequence ATGAAGAAGACATGGGCGATCCTTTTTCTGCTCATCATGACGGCGGTTACCGCCTTCATGGCCGGTGACGCCGATGCATTTCTTTGCGTCGAGCCGGTGCACCCCGCGTTGGAGTTCAGTCCGCCGGGACTGGATTTCGGAGCGGTCCCCATCAACGGCTCCAAGTCAATGGGGCTCACCGTCACTTACCACAGCCAACGCTACTACGAGGGCAGCCTCTGCGTTTGCCGGTGCACCAATCCGGCCAGCGCCTCCGTAACGCTCTCGCTGCCGGCCGGCTCGCCGTTTACCGTGGACTCGACGTCCTTCACCCTCTCCGAGGAACAGTCGAAGACCGTTCAGGTCACTTACCATCCGACGGGCGCCGAGGGCATCCATACGGCGGACCTCACGGCCTCATTTTCGGCCGGCCCGCAGACCTTTGCGGCGAATCTGGTCGGCGCCGGATTCGTCGGGCAATCCAACCTGAACATCAGCGTGACCAGCTGGGATTTCGGTAACACGGAGATCGGCGTCGCCAAGTCCAAGGGGATCTTCATCCAGAACGAGGGATCCGCCCAACTTCTCGGCACGCTCTCGACCGCGTCGCCCTTCGGCGTCTCCTCCAGTTCCTTCTCGGTCGCGCCCGGATCCAACTACACCTTCTTTGTTTCGTTTCTGCCCGCCTCCCCGGGGCCGGCGTCGGGCGTCTTGAACGTCTCGAGCAACGACCCGGACGCCCCAGCGTTGGCCATCGCCCTGACCGGCAACGGGGTTCAACAGTACCTCGGGATTTCCACAGACAGCCTCGACTTCGGGACGATTCCGGCCGGCGAGAGCCTGACGAAGTTCGTTCGTGTCACCAATCTGGCCTGCACCTCGTGCGGCGACCCGTTCATCCTCAACCTGAGCAATTTCGGCGTGAACGGGGGATTCATCGTCACGCCGCCGGCGGACGTTTCGCTCGCCGCCGGCGAATCCGCCGTCATCGGGGTCACGTTCGCGCCCTCAGGGAGCGGATCCAAATCGGGCAAACTCAGCTTCAGCACGAACGATCCGTTGAACGCGAATCTCCAAGTCGATCTCTCCGGCATTGCCGTCAATTCCAACCTGGACCCGTCTCTGCTCAGCATCGATTTCGGCGATTCGCATCTGGGCGCGACCAAGACGCGCACCTTCTCCATCCGGAACAAGGGCCTCTCGACGCTGACGATCTCCGGCATCTCCGCGCCCTCGTCCCGCCTCACCGTGGTCCCCTCCTCCGCCTCGATCGCGGCGGGCGCAACCCAAAGCTTCGAGGCCCGGTACACTCCGACATCTTTAAGCGCCACGACTCTCCCGAACGAGGTCTTGAACGGCCAGCTGACGGTCTCAAGCAATGACCTCGGCTTGCCATCGATGAAGATCGACGTGGCCGGCCGGGGTGTCTCGCCCGTGATGAGCGTGACGCCGTTGGACGGCGCGCTCGCCGGCTCGCAGATCGACCTGGGAACACTCTACGCGGGAGACGTGGGGTTGTTCCGCCTCCACGCCACCAACACCGGAAACGAGCCCCTGACGATCGCGGGCGCGACGACGTCGCTCAGCCTCCTTTCGGCCCAGGGATTGCCGCTCACGGTGGCCCCTCAGTCCACGGCGACGTTCTACGCTCGCTACGCGCCCGCCGCAGAGGGATCTCACTCTGCCGGCTGGACGATCGCCTCCAACGACTTTTTTCAACCGTCGGCCGCTCTCGCTCTCAAGGCCACGGCCGTCTCGTCCCTGGACCTCGCCGCCGACCGCCTGGAGATCACACAGGGCATCCAGGACCCGGACAACAGTCTCCCTCTCCTCGCGGGCAAGAGGACGGTCGTGCGGACGTTCGTCGCATCGACGATCCGAGGCGTCGCGAACACCTCCAATACCATCCGTCGTGTCGACGGCGTCCTGCACGTCCTGAAAAACGGATCGGAGGTGCCGGGCTCGCCACTGGCCTCCCAGAACGGCCCGATCTCCGTGGTCCCGTCCCCCGACCGCAAGGTCTCCGACGCGACGCTCAACTTCGCGGTGCCCGAATCTTTCGTGAAGGGAACGGAGTCCGACCGGTGGACCTTCCGCGCGGACATCAACCCCGCCGCGGGGGGACGCGTGGAACGATTGATGGAGTCCGCTTACGGCAATAACGTCGTCTCCGAGGAGCTGTCCCTCTACGAGAACTACAAGCCCGTCGTGCATTACTTTCCCCTCACGTTCGTGGACGGCAGCAACCATGTCCTCTACGCCCTGCCCAATGAGACGCGCATGGCCGAGGGGGCGAATCTCCTAAAAAAAATCTTTCCGGTCTCGGGCCTGACTTACGTCCGCCGCAATCCCATCGCGCTGCGCGAAGGCTGGGGGAATGACAAGTGGTTCCAGGCCCTCTTCTTCGCCGCCCACCTAGGCAACCAGCCCGTGCCGGACCGCGTCTACGGCTGGCTTCCGGAGAGTTTCAACGGCGGGCGCGCGGAGGACATTCCCGGACGCGTCGCCTACGGAGGCGGTCTCGCGTCGCCGGTGGTCGGCCAGGAGACGTTCGCCCACGAGATGGGCCACACCTACGGCCTCTGCCACACGCATTACGTGGAACGCTACGGCGGGAGCGGAGACCGTTGTTTCGCGACCTTGGACGGCGAGAACTACGACGACGGCCACGCCATCCAATTCAGCGCCATCACGGAGGTCGGCTTCGACGCCGATTCGCTCCGGACGGTCGCCCCCATCGCGTGGTCGGCCTACGGTTCCTGCTGCGCGGACGTGACCTGCGACAACGGGCTCACCTACACGGACTGCACGGGGGCCGTTCAGGAAGGCTGTCACACCAGCCAATGCGTCGCGGTCACCTGCGGCGACGGCTCCGGCTTCACCGACTGCGCGAACCAAAGCGTCCCCGCCGGCTGCGTCGGAAAGATCACCAAGTCCTGCTCGTCCTCCGGCGCCATCGACGTCATGGCCTACCGGCAGAACTCCGGCCAGTCCCGATGGATCCACCCGCAGCGCTATCAATACCTCTTTCAGAGGCTCCGGAGCCGCGCGGCCGACCCCAGCAACAGCCGCGGCTGCGGCAACCTCAAGAGCTGCGCGGCGACGGAAAGCCGGCCGTCGCTCCTCATCGCGGGCCAGATCACGTCGGACGGCTCCGCCGGCATGTCTCCTCTCTACTCGTCGTCTTCCATACCGGACCTCCCGGACGACGGCGCCGCCGGCTCGACGCCCTACACGCTCCGCCTGATCGACGCGGCCGGGGCCGCCCTGATGGACTATCCCCTCCGGTCGGGGCAGGCCTCCGCCCTGGAGGATGCCGACCAGCCGGGCCCGGGCGGCCTCGCGTTCTCGCTCGTGGTCCCCGAGCTCGACGGCTTGGGCGGCGTCCAGCTTCTAAACGGGGACGACGTTCTCACCGAGCGCCGGCGGTCCGCCCACGCCCCCGCCGTCACGGTCACCTCTCCCACGGGCGGCGAGTTGATGGATGGCGTCCTTGCCGCCGCATGGAACGCATCGGACGAGGACGGCGACGCGCTCACCTACTCGGTCCTCTATAGCGCCGACGGCGGCGCGAGCTTCCGCGTGTTGGGAGTTGATCTGACCGACGTCTCGATCGCCTACGACGCCTCGCGCCTCCCCGGAGGCAAAGAGGCCTTCGTCCGCGTGATCGCAAGCGACGGTTTTCTCACGACGTCCGCCGATTCGCCCCCGTTCGCGGTCGGCGGCAAACCTCCCCAACTGACGATTTTGTCGCCCGCCGACGGTGAGACGGTCCTCGCGGGAGCGGCGGTCGTCTTAAGCGTCGAAGCCAGCGATCTGGAGGACGGCGTCCTGACGGGATCATCGATCCATTGGACATCCGACACGGCGGGAGACTTGGGCTTCGGCAATCCCCTGACGGCCAATCTCACGGCCGGCCCCCATCGGATCACGGCCCTGGCCGCCGATTCCAATGGCGACGAAACCGTCGCCACGGTCTCCGTACTCGTCGCCGACGGCGCGCACGCACCGCGCGCGGACGCCGGTCCGGATCAGACGGTGGATGAAAAATCATCCATCACCCTGGATGCCTCAACATCCTCCGATCCGGACGAGGGCGACGTCTTGAGCTACTCGTGGACCCAGGTATCCGGGCCGCCGGTCGCCCTCGGCGGCGCGAACACCGCGCAGGCGACGTTCACGGCCCCTTCCGTCGCATCGGACAAATCCCTCCAATTCGAAGTGGAGGTGACGGATGCCGACGGAAACACGGCGACGGATCGCGTGACCGCCGTCGTCAAGAACGTTGCGTTTCCATCCCTAATTCTCTCGACAAAGGAAATCGATTTTGGCACGGTCGCGGTGGGGGAACGAGCCGCCGCCGCTTTCACGATCACCAACGGCGGAAAAGAAACGCTGACCATCAAGGGGATGGAAACAAGCCGGACCGCGTTTTCGGCCGACCCCACCACGGCCACCTTGGAACCCGGACAATCGCTCGACATTCATCTGACCTTCCGGCCCGCGGAAGAGGCCGTGTACGCGTCCAACCTCTACGTGCGGAGCGACACCGCGGCCGGAGCGCTCTCCCGCATCGTTCTGAAGGGAACGACCAACCGCCCCAAGTCGGCTTGGAACGACAACGGCGCCGGCGCGAGCCTCCTGCCCCAAGCAGACGACGGAACCGGGGACGTTTCATTCTCGCCGGACCTCTCTCCCGGAGCAGGCAGCTCCGCCGGCGGATGCAGCCTGCTTGGAGGGGGATTTTGA
- a CDS encoding serine/threonine-protein kinase: MEAHRVGRYALVKLIGRGGMADVWIGKAFGASGFEKIVAIKLLAPYNVDKEDYQRALTDEARILVNLKHPNIVDVYDLNFEAENPYLVMEFVEGTELRDVLRALRAKKQRLPLKLANYVIAEVSKALAHAHERKDPQTGRPLKIVHRDVSPSNILISAQGDVKLSDFGIAKSALQSGQTQVGLIKGKFRYMSPEQAEGRALDGRSDLFSLGLVFYECLFGAPAYEASSDVGVLQMARTGSVAIPKECDPDLRSVFTKMLAPKASERFADLNVFRRALTEAMSRRGEMGDRESFAEFLGVLDLPQLRKAGEIRRQAEDWDPQPTSQILTGEGTLRTLAEEALPRRRKKLYVFSGAAAAVGAAAVVFLLAADPFKAVPVPPEVAAPETWPVVAVPVAAASSVRTQGTLFVETAPPDAAVEVKFGDRKIAMTGAFSLPEIPFGAPVEIMASKKGFRSVSRRVTFSSDKAEEKLTLTLPEIKDVQVRFVADPYAEVSVPGQFSGVETPIASRRLPPGDYDVTFSHGPSGHRAVARIKGREGGNFLCSANMAVEDASAAASASCRPR; the protein is encoded by the coding sequence TTGGAAGCGCATCGGGTGGGACGCTATGCCCTTGTCAAGCTGATCGGCCGCGGCGGCATGGCGGACGTCTGGATCGGCAAGGCATTCGGGGCGAGCGGGTTCGAGAAGATCGTCGCGATCAAGCTGCTGGCACCGTACAACGTCGATAAGGAGGACTACCAGCGCGCGCTAACCGATGAGGCGCGCATCCTCGTCAATCTCAAGCACCCCAACATCGTCGACGTCTACGACCTGAACTTCGAAGCGGAGAATCCCTACCTCGTCATGGAGTTCGTGGAAGGAACGGAGCTCCGCGACGTTCTCCGCGCCCTCCGCGCGAAGAAGCAGAGATTGCCGCTCAAACTGGCCAATTACGTGATCGCGGAGGTCTCCAAGGCCCTGGCGCACGCGCACGAGCGCAAGGACCCTCAGACCGGACGGCCGCTTAAGATCGTTCACCGCGACGTCTCGCCTTCGAATATCCTCATTTCGGCGCAGGGAGACGTGAAGCTCTCGGATTTCGGCATCGCCAAGTCGGCGCTCCAGTCGGGGCAGACGCAGGTCGGTCTCATCAAGGGTAAGTTCCGCTACATGAGCCCCGAACAGGCCGAAGGACGGGCTTTGGATGGGCGTTCGGACCTGTTCTCACTCGGGCTCGTTTTCTATGAATGCCTTTTCGGGGCGCCGGCCTACGAGGCCTCCAGCGACGTGGGCGTTCTGCAGATGGCCCGGACGGGATCCGTTGCCATCCCGAAGGAGTGCGACCCGGACCTCCGATCCGTTTTCACCAAAATGCTGGCCCCGAAGGCGTCCGAGCGTTTTGCCGACCTCAATGTGTTCCGGCGCGCCTTGACGGAGGCGATGTCGCGTCGGGGCGAAATGGGCGACCGCGAGTCGTTCGCCGAGTTTTTGGGGGTCCTCGATTTACCCCAGCTCCGTAAGGCCGGCGAGATCCGGCGGCAAGCCGAGGACTGGGATCCTCAGCCGACCTCGCAGATCCTGACCGGAGAGGGAACCCTTCGGACACTCGCGGAGGAAGCGCTGCCGCGGCGGCGGAAGAAGCTGTATGTCTTCAGCGGAGCCGCCGCCGCCGTTGGAGCCGCTGCCGTCGTATTTTTGCTGGCGGCGGATCCCTTCAAGGCCGTTCCTGTTCCTCCGGAGGTCGCCGCCCCCGAGACATGGCCGGTCGTTGCAGTGCCCGTCGCGGCCGCTTCGTCCGTCCGGACGCAAGGCACGCTTTTCGTCGAGACGGCGCCGCCGGATGCGGCGGTCGAGGTCAAGTTCGGTGATCGCAAGATTGCGATGACCGGCGCCTTCTCGCTGCCCGAGATTCCGTTCGGAGCGCCCGTGGAGATTATGGCGTCCAAGAAGGGGTTCCGGTCCGTCTCACGGCGCGTGACTTTTTCAAGCGACAAGGCGGAGGAAAAGCTGACGCTGACCCTCCCCGAGATCAAAGACGTTCAAGTGCGTTTTGTCGCGGATCCTTACGCCGAGGTGAGCGTTCCCGGCCAATTCTCCGGGGTGGAGACGCCGATCGCCTCAAGACGCCTTCCGCCGGGCGATTACGACGTTACCTTTTCGCACGGCCCTTCCGGCCATCGCGCCGTGGCCAGGATCAAAGGCCGCGAGGGCGGAAACTTTTTATGTTCGGCGAACATGGCGGTCGAGGACGCCTCCGCTGCGGCCTCGGCCTCCTGCCGTCCCCGATGA